In Microbacterium pumilum, the following proteins share a genomic window:
- the cysK gene encoding cysteine synthase A, with product MPGIHPDITSAFGDTPLVRLNRVAEGVAGIVLAKLEFYSPAASVKDRIGIAIIDAAEASGQLQPGGTIVEATSGNTGIALAMVGAARGYKVILAMPSSMSIERRLLLKAYGAELVLTDPAGGMKGALATAEEIIADTPGAVLARQFENEANPEIHRKTTAEEILRDTDGKVDYFVAGIGTGGTITGVGQVLKERVPDAKVIAVEPADSPLLTKGTPGPHKIQGIGPNFVPPILDQSVIDEVIDVEFADAISTARDVGTKDGILVGISSGAAVWAALQIAARPEAAGKNIVVIIPSFGERYLSTALYEDLRED from the coding sequence ATGCCCGGCATCCACCCCGACATCACGTCTGCCTTCGGCGACACCCCCCTCGTCCGCCTGAACCGCGTCGCGGAAGGTGTTGCAGGAATCGTGCTCGCGAAGCTGGAGTTCTACAGCCCTGCGGCGAGCGTCAAGGACCGCATCGGCATCGCGATCATCGATGCCGCCGAGGCGTCGGGTCAGCTTCAGCCCGGCGGCACCATCGTCGAGGCCACGAGCGGCAACACCGGCATCGCTCTGGCGATGGTCGGAGCCGCCCGCGGCTACAAGGTGATCCTCGCCATGCCGTCCTCGATGTCGATCGAGCGCCGGCTGCTGCTCAAGGCCTACGGCGCCGAGCTCGTCCTCACCGATCCCGCAGGCGGGATGAAGGGCGCCCTGGCCACGGCCGAGGAGATCATCGCCGACACGCCGGGCGCGGTGCTCGCCCGCCAGTTCGAGAACGAGGCCAACCCGGAGATCCACCGCAAGACCACGGCCGAGGAGATCCTGCGCGACACCGACGGCAAGGTCGACTACTTCGTCGCCGGCATCGGCACGGGCGGCACCATCACCGGCGTCGGTCAGGTGCTCAAGGAGCGTGTGCCGGACGCCAAGGTGATCGCCGTCGAGCCCGCCGATTCGCCGCTGCTCACCAAGGGCACCCCTGGCCCTCACAAGATCCAGGGCATCGGACCCAACTTCGTCCCGCCGATCCTCGATCAGAGCGTGATCGACGAGGTCATCGACGTGGAGTTCGCCGACGCGATCTCGACGGCGCGCGACGTCGGCACGAAGGACGGCATCCTCGTCGGCATCTCGTCGGGTGCCGCCGTGTGGGCGGCGCTGCAGATCGCCGCGCGACCCGAGGCCGCCGGCAAGAACATCGTCGTCATCATCCCGTCCTTCGGCGAGCGCTACCTGTCGACCGCGCTCTATGAGGATCTGCGCGAGGATTGA
- a CDS encoding L-threonylcarbamoyladenylate synthase has product MSPIFDCRDEAQLLTGMRQARQAIGKGELVVLPTDTVYGIAADAFDPRAVTRLLEAKGRGRQSPPPVLVAGITTLRALVAEVPEPVERLVEEFWPGGLTIVLPSQPSLTWDLGETHGTVAVRMPAHRIALELLEETGPLAVSSANLTGMSPAIAADDAEGMLGESVAVYLDAGPSDTGIASTIIDATSLVGGSDPVIRVLRDGAVDRVQLRGILGDLLEPDPQESDSA; this is encoded by the coding sequence ATGTCCCCGATCTTCGACTGCCGTGATGAGGCGCAGCTTCTCACGGGCATGCGCCAGGCTCGCCAGGCCATCGGCAAGGGCGAACTCGTCGTCCTTCCCACCGACACCGTCTACGGCATCGCAGCGGACGCGTTCGATCCTCGGGCGGTCACCAGGCTCCTCGAAGCGAAGGGTCGCGGCCGGCAGTCTCCGCCGCCGGTGCTCGTGGCAGGAATCACGACCCTGCGCGCACTCGTGGCCGAGGTGCCAGAGCCCGTCGAGCGGCTCGTCGAGGAGTTCTGGCCGGGCGGACTCACGATCGTGCTGCCGTCGCAGCCCTCTCTCACCTGGGATCTCGGCGAGACCCACGGCACCGTCGCGGTCCGCATGCCCGCGCACCGGATCGCCCTCGAGCTTCTCGAAGAGACGGGGCCGCTCGCGGTCTCGAGCGCGAACCTGACCGGTATGTCGCCGGCGATCGCCGCGGATGACGCGGAGGGCATGCTCGGCGAGTCGGTCGCGGTGTATCTCGACGCGGGTCCCTCCGACACCGGCATCGCGTCGACCATCATCGACGCGACGAGCCTGGTCGGCGGCTCCGACCCTGTCATCCGTGTGCTGCGTGACGGCGCCGTCGACCGCGTGCAGCTGCGCGGCATCCTCGGCGACCTGCTCGAGCCGGACCCGCAGGAGTCGGACTCCGCGTGA
- a CDS encoding MraY family glycosyltransferase gives MKQYVFTILFTAAITFGLSWGVWRLSLKYKLYPGIRERDVHKTPTPRLGGVAMFLGVTAAFLVSSQNPFFAIVWVDPIAVWAILGATLLIVLVGVADDLWDLDWMIKLGAQFLAAGIIAWFGQLQIYSLPIGGVAVVSSWVSFTLTVFSIVVVMNAVNFIDGLDGLVAGVCLIANVIFFAYSYLLVRDHGASTYFNLASFIAAVLIGACIGFLPLNWSPAKLFMGDSGALMLGLLMATSAIAITGILDPAIVGDNDEFGRSQLLGAFIPILLPVVIVLLPLLDFGLAVIRRMRAGKSPFSPDRKHLHHRMLDMGHSDRDAVLIFYAWTTIVSMSFLLMYIGTQYQWPGDYMLGVAFGVVGVAACLVVTLLPSRRAAAAPPSLQPTREAVA, from the coding sequence GTGAAGCAATACGTCTTCACCATCCTCTTCACGGCGGCCATCACATTCGGGCTGTCGTGGGGCGTCTGGCGACTCAGCCTGAAGTACAAGCTGTACCCCGGCATCCGCGAGCGGGACGTCCACAAGACGCCGACACCCCGACTCGGCGGTGTCGCGATGTTCCTTGGGGTGACAGCCGCGTTCCTGGTGTCGTCGCAGAATCCCTTCTTCGCGATCGTCTGGGTGGACCCGATAGCGGTGTGGGCCATCCTGGGCGCGACGCTGCTGATCGTGCTGGTCGGCGTCGCCGACGACCTGTGGGACCTCGACTGGATGATCAAGCTCGGCGCCCAGTTCCTGGCGGCGGGGATCATCGCCTGGTTCGGGCAGCTGCAGATCTACTCGCTGCCCATCGGCGGCGTGGCGGTGGTCTCGAGCTGGGTGAGCTTCACCCTCACCGTGTTCTCGATCGTGGTCGTGATGAACGCCGTCAACTTCATCGACGGTCTGGACGGACTCGTCGCGGGCGTCTGTCTCATCGCCAACGTGATCTTCTTCGCGTACTCGTACCTGCTCGTGCGCGACCACGGCGCGAGCACGTACTTCAACCTGGCGTCGTTCATCGCGGCCGTGCTGATCGGGGCATGCATCGGCTTCCTGCCTCTGAACTGGAGTCCCGCCAAGCTGTTCATGGGCGATTCGGGCGCACTGATGCTCGGCCTTCTGATGGCGACGTCTGCGATCGCGATCACCGGCATCCTCGATCCCGCCATCGTGGGCGACAACGACGAGTTCGGCCGTTCGCAGCTGCTGGGTGCCTTCATCCCCATCCTGCTGCCGGTCGTCATCGTGCTGCTGCCGCTCCTGGACTTCGGCCTCGCCGTCATCCGGCGGATGAGGGCGGGCAAGTCGCCGTTCTCACCCGATCGCAAGCACCTGCATCACCGCATGCTCGACATGGGGCACTCGGATCGCGACGCGGTCCTGATCTTCTACGCGTGGACCACCATCGTGAGCATGTCCTTCCTGTTGATGTACATCGGCACGCAGTACCAGTGGCCAGGCGACTACATGCTCGGAGTGG
- the cysK gene encoding cysteine synthase A, with the protein MTGIHSDITSAFGNTPLVRLNALTEGLGAEVVAKLEFYNPGSSVKDRLGVALVDAAEASGGLQPGGTIVESTSGNTGIALALIGAARGYRVILTMPASMSKERRTLLKAYGAELVLTDPYKGMTEAVATAERIAAETPGAVLARQFDHPANAEIHRRTTAEEIWRDTGGSVDYFVAGSGTGGTITGVGQVLKQRNPDVKIAVVEPKDSPMLSEGRAGGHRIQGIGPNFVPSVLDRSVIDEIFDVEFDDAIRVARELATREGILAGMSAGAAVWAALQIAARPEASGKRIVVIIPDAGERYLSTALYEHLREPEKATA; encoded by the coding sequence GTGACCGGGATCCACTCCGACATCACCTCCGCCTTCGGCAACACCCCGCTGGTGCGGCTGAACGCGCTCACCGAAGGGCTGGGTGCCGAGGTCGTCGCGAAGCTCGAGTTCTACAACCCCGGATCCAGCGTCAAGGATCGACTCGGCGTCGCGCTCGTCGATGCCGCCGAGGCATCGGGAGGTCTGCAGCCCGGGGGCACCATCGTGGAGTCCACGAGCGGCAACACCGGCATCGCGCTCGCCCTCATCGGGGCGGCACGCGGCTACCGCGTGATCCTCACGATGCCGGCATCCATGTCGAAGGAACGGCGAACCCTGCTGAAGGCATACGGCGCCGAGCTCGTCCTCACGGATCCCTACAAGGGGATGACGGAGGCCGTCGCGACCGCGGAGCGCATCGCCGCGGAGACGCCGGGTGCCGTGCTCGCGCGCCAGTTCGACCACCCGGCGAACGCCGAGATCCACCGTCGAACGACGGCCGAGGAGATCTGGCGCGACACCGGCGGGTCCGTCGACTACTTCGTCGCGGGTTCGGGCACCGGCGGCACGATCACGGGCGTGGGGCAGGTGCTCAAGCAGCGCAATCCGGACGTCAAGATCGCGGTCGTCGAGCCCAAGGACTCCCCCATGCTGTCCGAAGGGCGGGCCGGCGGGCACCGCATCCAGGGCATCGGCCCGAACTTCGTCCCCAGCGTGCTCGACCGATCGGTCATCGACGAGATCTTCGACGTCGAGTTCGACGACGCCATCCGCGTCGCGCGCGAGCTCGCGACGCGCGAGGGGATCCTCGCCGGGATGTCGGCAGGCGCCGCGGTCTGGGCGGCGCTGCAGATCGCCGCGCGGCCCGAGGCTTCCGGCAAGCGCATCGTCGTCATCATCCCCGATGCCGGCGAGCGCTACCTCTCCACGGCGCTGTACGAGCACCTGCGCGAGCCCGAGAAGGCGACAGCATGA
- the prmC gene encoding peptide chain release factor N(5)-glutamine methyltransferase, with amino-acid sequence MPPEHPPTLADVLRHAVDRLARAGVPDPQVDAELLAAHVMGFGRGGVQAALARGDAIDDHAAAALEALVVRRATREPLQHITGLAPFRHLELRVGPGVFVPRPETEIVAQLAIDMLRAAASPSPVAVDLGTGSGAIALALATEVPHARVYAAENSVDAFVWTRENFAQTGADNATLAFVDLEHAFPELDGTVSVVVSNPPYVPDAAIPRDPEVRLFDPPAALYGGDDGLDVVRVVSTVGLRLAHPGGTIVIEHGEWQGEAIRSILSADGWRATATHPDLTMRDRATTAVHP; translated from the coding sequence ATGCCGCCAGAACATCCCCCCACACTCGCGGATGTCCTCCGCCACGCCGTCGACCGCCTCGCCCGAGCCGGCGTGCCCGACCCGCAGGTCGACGCCGAGCTGCTCGCGGCACACGTGATGGGGTTCGGCCGCGGCGGAGTCCAGGCAGCCCTGGCGCGCGGCGACGCCATCGACGATCACGCCGCCGCGGCGCTCGAAGCGCTCGTCGTGCGGCGTGCGACGAGGGAGCCGCTGCAGCACATCACCGGTCTCGCGCCGTTTCGGCACCTCGAGCTGCGCGTCGGTCCGGGCGTGTTCGTGCCGAGGCCCGAGACCGAGATCGTCGCTCAGCTCGCCATCGACATGCTGCGGGCTGCGGCATCGCCTTCGCCCGTGGCCGTGGACCTGGGGACCGGCAGCGGTGCCATCGCCCTGGCCCTCGCTACGGAAGTGCCGCACGCCCGGGTCTACGCCGCCGAGAACTCCGTCGACGCCTTCGTGTGGACGAGGGAGAACTTCGCGCAGACCGGCGCCGACAACGCGACGCTGGCGTTCGTCGACCTCGAGCACGCGTTTCCCGAGCTCGACGGAACCGTCTCGGTCGTCGTCTCGAACCCTCCCTACGTTCCGGATGCCGCCATCCCGCGTGATCCGGAGGTGCGCCTCTTCGATCCGCCCGCCGCGCTGTACGGCGGCGACGACGGACTCGACGTCGTGCGGGTGGTGAGCACGGTGGGGCTTCGGCTCGCGCACCCCGGCGGGACGATCGTGATCGAGCACGGCGAGTGGCAGGGTGAGGCGATCCGCAGCATCCTGTCGGCCGACGGGTGGCGTGCGACGGCGACGCACCCCGATCTGACGATGCGCGACAGGGCAACGACCGCCGTGCATCCCTGA
- the epsC gene encoding serine O-acetyltransferase EpsC: MNEPIGVGARLREDLAAAKLRDPAARSSIEIALLYPGLHAIWAHRAWHALWTRDLRFVARAGSQITRWLTGIEIHPGATIGRRFFIDHGMGVVIGETAEVGDDVMLYHGVTLGGRQREGGKRHPTIEDGVAVGAGAKILGPITIGAHSVVGANAVVTRDAPADSVLVGVPAKPRSRRVGEDTKALLMAPEYII; this comes from the coding sequence ATGAACGAGCCCATCGGCGTCGGCGCGCGCCTGAGGGAAGACCTCGCGGCGGCGAAGCTGCGGGATCCCGCGGCGCGCAGCAGCATCGAGATCGCGCTGCTCTACCCGGGCCTCCACGCGATCTGGGCGCACCGGGCGTGGCATGCGCTGTGGACGCGTGACCTGCGCTTCGTCGCCCGGGCCGGATCGCAGATCACGCGCTGGCTCACCGGCATCGAGATCCACCCCGGCGCGACCATCGGTCGGCGCTTCTTCATCGATCACGGGATGGGCGTCGTCATCGGCGAGACCGCCGAGGTCGGCGACGACGTCATGCTGTACCACGGCGTCACCCTCGGCGGTCGGCAGCGCGAGGGGGGCAAGCGGCATCCCACGATCGAGGACGGTGTCGCCGTGGGCGCGGGCGCCAAGATCCTCGGGCCGATCACGATCGGCGCGCACTCGGTCGTGGGCGCGAACGCGGTCGTGACGAGGGATGCGCCGGCAGACAGCGTGCTCGTCGGCGTGCCCGCGAAGCCCCGATCGCGCAGGGTGGGCGAAGACACCAAGGCGCTTCTGATGGCCCCCGAGTACATCATCTGA
- the prfA gene encoding peptide chain release factor 1, which produces MFDSVRGLIEEHKAVQVELSDPAVHADAARAKKVNRRYAELSRIVAAYDAWIAASDDLEAARELAKEDEAFAEEVPALEAKLAETQEKLRRLLIPRDPDDARDVIMEIKGGEGGAESALFAADLLRMYLQYAASKGWKTELLERTESDLGGYKDVQVAIKSSSTDPAQGVWAHLKYEGGVHRVQRVPATESQGRIHTSTTGVLVFPEVDEPDEVDINPNDLKIDVFRSSGPGGQSVNTTDSAVRITHLPTGIVVSMQNEKSQLQNREAGMRVLRARILAKQQEELDAAASDARRSQIRGMDRSERIRTYNFPENRIADHRTGYKSYNLDQVMDGALDPIIESAIHADEEAQLAALGDNS; this is translated from the coding sequence ATGTTCGATTCCGTGCGCGGGCTGATCGAAGAGCACAAGGCCGTCCAGGTCGAGCTCTCCGACCCAGCCGTGCACGCTGATGCAGCGCGCGCGAAGAAGGTCAACCGTCGCTACGCCGAGCTCAGCAGGATCGTGGCGGCCTACGACGCGTGGATCGCGGCATCCGACGATCTCGAGGCGGCGCGCGAGCTCGCCAAAGAGGATGAGGCGTTCGCCGAGGAGGTTCCGGCGCTCGAGGCGAAGCTGGCCGAGACCCAGGAGAAGCTGCGGCGCCTGCTGATCCCGCGCGACCCGGATGACGCACGCGACGTGATCATGGAGATCAAGGGTGGCGAGGGCGGCGCCGAGAGCGCCCTGTTCGCGGCCGACCTCTTGCGCATGTATCTGCAGTACGCCGCGTCGAAGGGCTGGAAGACCGAGCTGCTCGAGCGCACCGAGTCCGACCTCGGCGGCTACAAGGACGTCCAGGTCGCGATCAAGAGCTCCTCGACCGACCCCGCGCAGGGCGTCTGGGCGCACCTGAAGTACGAGGGCGGCGTGCATCGCGTGCAGCGGGTTCCGGCGACCGAGTCGCAGGGCCGCATCCACACGTCCACCACCGGGGTGCTGGTGTTCCCCGAGGTCGATGAGCCCGATGAGGTCGACATCAACCCCAACGACCTGAAGATCGACGTGTTCCGCTCGTCGGGTCCGGGTGGCCAGTCGGTCAACACGACGGATTCGGCCGTCCGCATCACCCACCTGCCTACGGGCATCGTGGTCTCGATGCAGAACGAGAAGTCGCAGCTGCAGAACCGCGAGGCGGGCATGCGGGTGCTGCGGGCTCGCATCCTCGCCAAGCAGCAGGAAGAGCTGGATGCGGCGGCATCCGATGCCCGCAGATCGCAGATCCGCGGAATGGACCGCTCCGAGCGGATCCGCACCTATAACTTCCCCGAGAACCGCATCGCCGATCACCGCACCGGCTACAAGTCGTACAACCTCGATCAGGTGATGGATGGCGCACTCGACCCGATCATCGAGTCTGCGATCCATGCCGACGAAGAGGCGCAGCTCGCGGCGCTCGGCGACAACTCCTGA